A stretch of DNA from Canis lupus familiaris isolate Mischka breed German Shepherd unplaced genomic scaffold, alternate assembly UU_Cfam_GSD_1.0 chrUn_S1069H1238, whole genome shotgun sequence:
GACCAGCCCTGAAATGATGACCGATAAAGCAGAGGAGTTGGCTGTTGGGAGGAAAGCCAAATGAAACATTTTGGAGAATCCACAATTCATCCTCCCTCTAAGAGAAGGCCAAGCCTGGCATGCTGTCAGTGAAATAGGAAGCACAGGGAGCATCCCACCCTGCAAGCTCAGCTATGTCCTTGAAAGATGATGACTCCAAAGTTATAGCAATGTCTGTGTTGGGAGAAGTGCCAGAAAAAAACTGCCAATACCAATGGAAATCAATGCTGAAATAAAGCATCagttaaaaagggaaatttgacagtgttgatgaaaatatgaaagaattttcaaatttcttgaaGGAGTGAGCAGATCTCCAGAAATGTGGGAAAAAATTTCATACATGCCATAAAGGAAGCAGCAAGATTTAAAAGCCAAGACTTAATAAGGCACCTGGAAAATACACTAGAAAAACTAGAATCTGACCTCTTCTCAACAAAGATAATCACACCTCAAATAATCTCATTATTGAAAAGATCAATGAGAAAGCAGAACCAGTTTGCTGTCCTAGGATGCAACCTGGTATTGTTGACACTTCCTAGCATGTTAGCTAAGAAAATTTATCTTCTTGAGGCTAAGAAAAGGCATTGGAACTTCAACATTACAAGTCTGTTAGTAAAAGCTGGGcatttgcccttaaaaaaaaaaagtcattttacttGACACAcaatgtaacattagtttcagatgtgcaacatagtgattcaacttctccaCAGCTCTGCTCAGACTCTATGTATCTGCGTTAAAAAAACCAGATAAATAACCTCATGTTTAGAACTAGTTTATATCTTCTTCCTACTTTTCTAGTGTTTTATTTTGCAGTaaagatgcattttatttaaaaataagatgacttttttaaaaaagcactctTACTACAGACTCTTGAAAATTTGTACTAGCAGTCCTTTCCGTACCTGCActtgttaaaataaatagaaagtccATTTATAAGCATCCATTTTGGCTGGGACCTATTTTGTTTCATCCTATTTCAAggctctgtgcccccccccccccacgcgcGCGCCTTGAGCTTTGGAAAGAAAGAGTCCACAGAGGGAGGGCCAGCGTCGCCGGGTGCCTCCTCCCTTCCGCCCGTCCCAGCGCCTATTTTTGGGACAGCACTTTTGACTTCGATGAACTAGTAAGTCACAAAGGCCCACGGGCAGAGCCGGGGCACCGCCGGGTTAACGGGGCTGCAGACGACCTGCAGGTGAGCCCGGACAGAACCAAACGCACGCACAGCAGGAaggtgagaaaggaagaaagaaagcacgAAAAACCGCCCGGAAGGTGGCCCACGGAAGACaagcccgccgccgcccgcccgccacTAAGGTGCGCCCCGGCCGCCCACGCCCCCCGACCGGAACGCGGCGCCTCGGGAGCGCCCCGGGTGTGTGTGACGCGGTCGCCGTCGCCTGGGGCCGCGCTCGCCGGCCGACCCGAAGCTCCGGCGCCGGCCGCACGCTGTGCCGCCCTGgcccgctgcccccgcccgcAAGGAGCCGAGCCATGCGGCCCTGTTTCCGGCTCCTCCCCAACATCCGCGCCTCGCTGCTGTCCCTGCGCTGCGCGCGCCCGGGCTTCGCGCTCCCGCCGCTGCGGGCCTCCGGGCGCCCCTGgcgtccccgcgcccccgcgcccctgcgccctctggccgcggccgccgcctcccgggaCCCAGCCCCGCCCGcctgcgcccgcgcccgcgccggcTCCCGGGTGCGCCAGAACTTCCACCCCGACTGCGAGGCCGCCGTCAACCGCCAGATCAACCTGGAGCTGTACGCGGCCTACGCGTACCTGTCTATGGCCTATTACTTCTCCCGAGAGGACGTGGCGCTCAACAACTTCGCCAGGTACTTCCTTCGCCAGGCCCGGGAGGAGGCCCAGCACGCCGAGAAGCTGATGCGCCTGCAGAACCAGCGGGGGGGCCGGATCTGCCTGCGGGACGTCAAGAAACCGGACCGGGACGACTGGGAGAGCGGCCTGAGGGCCATGGAGTGTGCGCTGCTCTTGGAAAAGAATGTGAACCAGTCGTTGCTCGAATTGCACACTCTGGCCTCAGACCAAGGCGACCCCCATTTGTGCGACTTCCTGGAGACGCACTATCTGAATGAGCAGGTGAAGTCTATCAAAGAACTGGGTGATCACGTGCAAAACCTGGTTAAGATGGGGGCCCCGGATTCCGGCCTGGCCGAGTACCTCTTTGACAAGCACAGCCTTGGAAACGAAAACAATCAGAACTAAGCCACAGGCTGCCCTCCTCGCTGCCCAGGGGGCCAAGACCCAGAGTCTGCAGACTCCTGCTTCCTTGCCCTTAAAATGAACCTCTATCTTTACACCCACTTATGCTGTACCAATAAAGTGACTTGTAGAGACAATGTACTTAGCCTCGTGTTAACAAGGTCTTTTTGTCCAACATCAAGATCATTTTTCCAGCCTGAAACGTAGCCCAGGATATTATGATATAAAAATGACTGTGGAAGAGCACTGCAAGTAGAGGCAAACTTTCTCCAGTTGCCAAATATTATTCCGATCCATGAACCTTAactaaaattctgtgatttttcagCTGAGAAAGTGCCCCTTATTTTCAAGGCCTCATGCTAAAGCTAAAGTGGGAAAACATGTTAagataaatatgcaaataactATAACACGTTGGAGAATATATATAGTACTGTAAAAACCACACATGTAAAAATCTAGGGCTACTTATACCCTTTCCCAGTATGttccaagaaaaaaagtaatgtctGGCGgtgtttttaaaggattttgtgatcaaataaattcaagaaaagcTGTGCAAAGTATCAATACTGGCCTTGGAAAGTCACAATCTGTATGAACATTTGAAGGGCTCTGGGAAGTCTTgcaattaaaaacaacacaaaacaaaaaatcttggatttcttttgtttAGCTCACTGTTGCCCAAACATATCCAATCTCAGCtaatttgtatgtgtgtgagtgtgtgttttaaATGATAATCTAGGTCTGTCTGATTACAGATTGTACACTTCACCACTGGACTATACAGCCTCTCTGATAACATATCAAAAAGGGTGAATACACTGCAGAAAACACTTTTCTGTGCcctttaaaaatggagaagaaagaacatcAGGGTGGGAAAGTCAAGAAGAAATCcagaaggagggacacctgggtggctcagtggttgggcatctgcctttggctcagggcatgatacccaggtcctgggatcaagtctcacatcaagctccccgcagggagtctgcttctccctctgcctatgtctctgcctctctctctgtcataaataaataaataaataaataataaataaataaataataaataaataaatttttttaaaaaatcaggaaggaaggaggtatCAGCCAGACAGATGTTTTCTTGGgagttgggggtggaggaggcaggagaaaaTAGAAGACTATTTGGTCAGCAGGCCCTGGGCTAAGAGCACTGGATGGGGCTGGGGAGATGGGTTGGAGCCAAGTGTGGAGAGAGGAGGTGCTCAGGCTTAATTTGCTGAGCAATGGCAGTGCTTTGAATGATATGCTAAGAGTTCACCAATTAAGAGTTTAGTTGTAGAGAATACAAACCTGAGAACAACTTGAATGTCTGTGCTCCTTTCAGTCCTCTGAGAAACATGCCAAGATGGGATTAAGTGTATAAGAAATGTCTCAGGGGAAAGAGAAATGCCCTTGAAAATGGGAAAGGAGCTAGGAGAAGCCTGAGAAGCCTTCAGACTCCGTGCAAGTCTGGTCCcgaggggaagaagaaaggaaagttgTGTGTGGCTCTAGGTAATCTTCCACCAGTGGTCTGGGAGACCCATAAGCCAGAGTCACTCATCAGAGGAATCCCAGGTCTCCCAGAAATGGGGCTGCAAAAGAACATTTCCGGAGCTTTGTTATTGACTGGGAAATGCGGGCTTGCAACAAGCTAGGAGATGAATTGATTTGCAAGCACGGCAGCAGGGGTCCTTGGCAAATTGTGCTCCCTGCAGACCCAGATCTGAGAGGTTCACGCACATGACTGCACAAACTCAACAGAATGGTTTAGATTAAAATACCATACATGGAATGCCCTACAgctattaaatatgattttgccAAACACATAATACTGGGAGCAGAAATTCACAATGTGTTTTCTGAAAAGCAAGCATAAGGCTGGGTTTCGTTATATAATTGTATACAGACAAGTATAGAGAAAATAATAGAGATGCATACAAAATGGAAGTACCTATACCAGCAAACGAAGCTGGATAACCTCTTAATGAGATTGtgttagatatttattttctttagctgcttctctttttaaaataaatttgtcacGGACATCCATTACATCTTATTATCCTAATAAGAATAGTAATGATATAAGGTAAAAAGAAGGTGGTAAGGGTCTGAACTATGGCAAAATCAATGGAAATAGAAACAATGAGATGCTGGTAAGTGTTTACAGGAAGAATGTTTAAATTTGGCAAATGATTGAATAGGGAGAGTTACAGAAATGGGGTACAAGAAAACTGATAGATCTCAGATCTGTGTTACTGGAggagaggaataaaaagagaTCTTGGATAAGAGGAACAGTCAGGTGTGGGGAGTCCATAATGATGTGCTTTTGATTAAATGGATTGGCCCCAATTTATTTCTAACCTTAGGTTGGTTTATTGTGCTGCATGTGATCCTATTACATCTCTTTAGAAAATTTCCTCTTCAGTTCTTCTGGATGAGTGTTTTCCAAACTGCAGACTACAACCCATTCGTGTGTCACCAAATTATTTAGTGAGTCACTACCCAccttttgttaataaaatagaTCTGAACAGAAGTATAAATAAGTGAAGGAAGGACATTGTCTCCTGAaattcttggtgtgtgtgtgtgtgtgttcgtgtaTTTACCTTTTCATAGTGGTACTTATCCTATGTTGCTGTCAAAAACATACAATAGCCATTGTCCCAGACAAATCTTTTACATTCTCATCTCagatctctttctcttcccactccACACTGTCTGTTGATAATCCTCTTATTTCACTGAGAGTTTAGAAGGAATCCCAGGAGAACCTCATATTTTCTTATCATTGATCACATGCTTGCCTTTGTATTCATGTGCAAAGCATTCTGTTCTGCTACTGTGGTTGAAGCATCTATGCTACTCCCTAAAACTCACCTCCCAACAGTGCCCTGAGTCCCAACCCTCATATTTATTGCAGGACACAAGGCCATCACACCTATAATCTTGTTTTCACTGGTATCATCAATTTTGCCCTCCCTACTGATTGGTTCTCATGAGAAGCAAAGATGAcgttattctctctctctatatatatatatatttttttttaagtcacttttgGACTAGCATTCCCTCCAGCAAACACTAAGCAGCCACCCCCTGCTTAGCTCTCTTTTACAACAAAACCTAAAGTCATTACTGCTTCCTGTAcctatttattctgttttctcttcatcCCCTACAAGTAAGTCTGTGTTCACTGTTTGCCACCACaccaaccattttatttttccaccaaGATCATCAGTGACCTCTCCACATTGATAAATCTAGTGCATATTTCTCAGCCTTCCTCTTACTCAACCAGCTAGCAGGACTTGTCATTTCATTCATAATACACTCACTGGCtgttgtttgtctctctttctaactgctcctcctcttcctgaacTTTACACATTAGAGGGTCCCAGAACTCTGTCCTCACTTCTgagtctcttcttcctctttatctATACTTGCTCTTTAAAGATCCCACCAGTCCCGTGACTTCTATTTAAGTACCTATCTGTTGTGTTCCAGTCCAAGTAGGCAACATAGGAAGACCTTGAACTCCCCTCTTCCATCGAACACATCAAATTTCATTCTTCCTGAAGAACTAAACAGCTGCTGAAcaaccaagagagagagaaaatggaaacgAGACAGAGGTATAGTGACAAAGGCAATCCCCCTTTCAAATACTGAGAATGGTCAGGGGAGTGACAGTACTGAGGGACTGGGAACAGAGTCCTCCATccttgcacaaaaaaaaaaaaatgctgcagttTCAGAGTAACTAGTGTGTAAAAGAGAGAACACTAGAACTCTCCACATGGAGGACTAGCTGTGGGAACACTGTTTAGGAGGTCTGATCATCACAGGGAGCTTGTGACCTCAGCGATCTCAGGGTTTGCAGACCCACACCAGCCTGGGTCATactgggaaacaggaaaaaatctgcattttaaagagCCAGGGAGCTGTGGAGATACTCTCTCATCCTCCACCCTAAAAACTCAGACCAGCACAGTGAGCTTGCAACCTCTGTGAGCCAAGGGTCCACAAGCCCAAATATCAGCCCCACTGGCACTAGGGCACAGAAAATAAGCTGAGTTTTGgagtttggggtgtttttttaattttttttaaacttattgtttttattttattatttttcatttttaaagattttatttatttattcacaagagacacagagaaagaaagagtcagagacagaggtagagggagaagcaggctccatgcagggagctggatgtgggactcaatcctgggaccacgggatcaccccctgagctgaaggcaggagctcaaccactgagccaccaaggtatcctttttaaaattttattcttaaaattatttatttttctttcaattttcctacttttgcttttatttttattcttagtttctttctttatacttttttcttttcattcttttttctttttttagtattttatttttattctattattactactattattattatttcttcatttttaaaaagccacagttTAAAAGAGTGACTAGCATACAGAGCCAcagctccagccagccagccaaagtCACCGAGCTCACAGTCTATATAGATGACACCATATATAAAACTattccttcaaattttttttttaatattttatttatttattcatgagagacacacagagagagaaagcggggggcggggggtggcgcagagacacaggctgagggagaagcaggctccatgcagggagcccgatgtgggactcgatccctagactccaggatcatgccctgggccgaaggtggcactaaactgctgagccacccgggctgccctattccttcaaatttaaaagaaatagctGTTCCacctaattcatagaaacaaacagaaagccaAACAAAATGGGAAGAGAGAGGAATGTGTTCCAAAATAAAGACTCAGGAAACacctcagaaaaagaatgaaatatgacagagataagcaatatgcctgatcttttttttttaagattttatttatttatttattcatatgaaagaaacagagagagagagaggcagagacaggcagagggaagagcaggctccatgcagggaacctgatgcagaactcggtcatgggactccaggatcacaccctgggccaaaggcaggtgctaaaccactgagccacccagggatcccccaatatgCCTGAGCTTAAAGATACTCACTTCACTGGAGAAAAGAGTGTGTGAACTCAGTGAGATCttcaataaagagaaagaaaatactaaaaagaattaatcagagttgaagaatataaaaagtgaaataaataatatgctaGAGGGAATCAATAGTAGATTAGCAGATGCAGAAGAACATAGCGATCTGGAAAACAGAGAGAATAAAAGCACACAGCCTgaacagcaaaaaaagaaaaaaaaattcaaaatgaagggATCTCTCAGACAACACTGAGCAAACAAACATTGCATAGTAGGggtaccaaaagaaaaagaaaaagaaaaagaaaagagaaaagaaaaaaaaagctatagaaaacttatttgaagaaataataactaaaaaccTCCCTAACCTAGGAAAGGAAATAGATACTCAGGTGCAGAAAggttccaaacaagatgaactgAGGAGGTCCACACCAcaacacattataattaaaacatcaaagattaaagataaagagagaattttaaacatagcaagagaagaaaaggtttatgtacaagggaaaccccataaggctatcaatTGATTTTTCAGCAGTAACTTTATAGGCCAGAAGGGAATGACacgatatatttaaagtgctgaaagggaaaaatacctACAACCAAAAAGACACTACCGGCAAGATTATCAATCAGAATTGTAACCAAAAAGTTTCCCAGATAAACGAAAGTTAAAGGAGTttacaaaagttaaaggagtttatCACTCCTGAACTAGCCTCACAGAAAATGTTAAAGAGgcttttttaagtggaaaagaaatggccataattagacataagaaaattatgaacACAAAAATGTAATCTATGAcaacatacacataaaatgaGGAGGGGGAAGTaaacagggaaaagaagaaaaaaagaaaagggaaaaaagttgttttcttttcctgttagtATTTTTTAAGGAATGTGTTTGAATTTAATTGACCACCAAATTATATAGATGGCTATTTACTctggatgttatatataaaactcATGATAATCACAAACCCAAAACTTGTGATAGAcacaaaaaatggagaaagaaagccaaacataACACTACAGCCAAACCTAAAGACACATAAAGACTGAaggtaaaaggatggaaaatactTACCATGCATGTGAAAGTGCAAAAAAAGCCAGGTTGGACAATACTTATATGAgacaaaatgaactttaaaacaaaaccataacaagagacaaagaagggcattaatACTGATGAAGGGATCAGTCCCACAAGAGGatataactattataaatatctatgtaccTAACACTGGAGCATCTATATACATCAAGCAACcattaacagacataaagagagaaattgatggTAATATAATcatagtaagggactttaacaccccatttacatcaatgggtGGATCATCCAGGCggaaaaatcaataaggaaacaatgtcaTTGATTGATACATTCGACCAAATGTacataacagatatatacagaactttccatctaaaaatgaaacaatataccTTCCTTTGAAGTG
This window harbors:
- the LOC119878170 gene encoding ferritin heavy chain-like; this translates as MRPCFRLLPNIRASLLSLRCARPGFALPPLRASGRPWRPRAPAPLRPLAAAAASRDPAPPACARARAGSRVRQNFHPDCEAAVNRQINLELYAAYAYLSMAYYFSREDVALNNFARYFLRQAREEAQHAEKLMRLQNQRGGRICLRDVKKPDRDDWESGLRAMECALLLEKNVNQSLLELHTLASDQGDPHLCDFLETHYLNEQVKSIKELGDHVQNLVKMGAPDSGLAEYLFDKHSLGNENNQN